The following DNA comes from Mucilaginibacter jinjuensis.
TGTATTGATGGATAAATTTGCGGGCAGATCTGTAAACAAGGAGAAATAATAATCAGGCGCATTGATCAGGTTAATTTGAAAACCATCCTTAATGCCTAATTTTTTGGCTAATGGAGTTGCCGAGTATCCTGCCATTGTTTGTGTTTTAAATACGGTTTATAAAATCAAACAAAAAAACTAACTTCAAACCCTTAATCAATCGCATGGCATTAAATTATATCTGGATAGCTTTTTTTGTGGTTGCCTTTACTGTAGGGCTCGTAAAGTTAGTTTTTTTAGGTGATACCGAGATCTTCAAGCTCATGGTAGAAGGCTTGTTTGATACCACCAAAGCCTCGGTTATGGATTTTGCCCTACCACTTGCGGGCACCATGGCTTTTTGGTTAGGCATCATGAATATCGGCGAAAAAGCTGGAGCTATTAATTTATTATCACGCATTGTTGGCCCTTTCTTTCACCGTCTTTTCCCTGAAGTTCCGAAAGATCACCCTGCTAACGGTGCCATGTTGATGAATTATTCGGCCAACTTACTTGGTTTGGATAGTGCGGCTACCCCACTTGGTATCAAGGCAATGGCAAGTTTACAGGAGCTCAATCCGGATAAAGAAAGAGCATCTAACGCACAGGTTATGTTTATGGTACTGCATGCATCGGGGCTTACTTTATTGCCTGTAGGTGTAATTACCCAGCGGTTTATCCTACATTCAAAAGATCCGAGCGATATTTTCATTCCTATTATCATAGTCACTTATGTATCTACCCTTACCGGCTTAATCATAGTTGCCCTTAAGCAGCGTATCAATCTGTTCGACCGGGTGATACTGGCGTGGTTAGGCGGGCTTTCCCTTTTTATAGGTGGCGTGGTATATTATTTTGCAGAATATCTATCAAAACAACAAATCGGCGAAGTTTCTAAAGTATTTAGTAATGTAATGCTCCTGGCCATACCAACCATATTTGTGGTTGGTGGCTTGTATAAAAAGATCAATGTTTTCGAAAGCTTTATAGAAGGTGCAAAAGGTGGTTTCGAAACCGCCGTACGTATTATCCCATACCTTGTGGGTTTATTAGCTGCTATTAGCCTGGTACGTACATGCGGTGTACTGGATTGGATTACTGATGGCTTCCGTTACCTCTTCGGATTAATGGCCATTGACACTAAGTTTGTTGATACCATACCTATTATTTTAATACGGCCAATGAGCGGGCAGGCAGCACGCGCAATGATGATCGTATTAATGAAACCTAACCCCGATAACTTTATCGGTCATTTAGCGGGTGTTTTGTATGGTTCTTCTGATACCATATTCTATATCGTTGCCTTGTATTTTGGTTCGGTAGGTATTAAAAAAACCAGGTATGTGGTACCAGTGAGCCTGTTTGGCGATTTGGTTGGTGTTATTGTAGGCATATTTATATGCTATTTATTTTTCGGTTAATATTCTCTTTTCTAAAAATCATGAAACGATTTCTTTATACTTTATTATTAGGTATGGCAATTAATAATGCTTCGGCCCAAACCCAGTTAAAAATGACTCCGGAACTGCTCTGGAAATTAGGCCGCCTGGGTAGCGAGAACCTGACCCCGGATGGCAAACATTTGATATATAGTGTTACACGTTATAATATGACAGAGGCTAAGTCGGAAGCCAAACTGTACAGCATCCCTGTCACTGGTGGCGAAGTAACAACTTTGACAAATGAGCCCGGAAGCAAACAGGTAATTAAAGTTGAAGCCGATGGACGCATTATTTACTTTGCTGATGATAACATCTGGCAAATGGATGCTGCAGGTAAGCAGATAATCAAATTAACCGCCGAACCATTAAAAGATGCTGATAACATACAGATATCACCCGATGGCAAAAAGATCATCTATACTATTGATGTGCCTGTTGTTAAAATATTAGGTAAGGACCGCTATGAAGATTTGCCGAAATCAAATGCTTATGTATTTACAGACCTTAACTATCGCCACTGGGATACCTGGGAAGACGGTAAATTTTCGCATGTATTTGTGGCCGATTACGCCAATGGCAAAGTAAGTAACGCGAAAGATATAATGGCCAATGAGCCTTACGATACCCCTCAGAAACCATCAGGCGGTGCCGAAGACCTGATCTTTAGCACGGATAGTAAAAGTGTTATTTACGTTTGCAAAAAGAAGTTTGGTAAGGAATATGCGCAAAGCACCAATACCGACCTTTACCAATATGATATTGCAGCAGGCACAACCAAAAACCTAACTGAAGGCATGATGGGTTACGATACCAATCCAGCCTTCACCAAAACCGGTGATAAACTGGCCTGGTTAAGCATGAAAGAAGATGGTTATGAGTCGGACAAAAACGACATTGTAATTAAAGACTTTAAAACCGGTAACAAAGTAAACTTGACCGAACAATGGGACGAAACCGTATCCTCGTTCAGGTTTAGTGATGATGGCAGCCGGATCTTTTTCATCGCCCCTAAAAATGGCACAGAGCAATTATTCCAGATCGATTTGCGCTTACGCTTAGCACCGGGTTCGCCGCAGGCTATTAAGCAACTAACCAAAGGCCAGTTTGATATAAATGGCATTGTAGCCCAAAGCGGCAATACGCTATTTGTACAACGCGCTGATCTTAACCATGCCACCGAACTTTACTCGTTAAACCTGAACGATGGCGGCATGAAGCAGATAAGCACGATCAATAAGGAGATTTACGATCACCTGCCGATGAGCCGGGTTGAAGAGCGCCACATTAAAACCACTGATAACAAAGATATGCTGGCCTGGGTAATTTATCCGCCAGATTTTGATCCGGCTAAGAAATATCCTACCCTGTTGTTTTGCCAGGGCGGTCCGCAGTCTCCATTAACACAGGCTTATTCGTTCCGTTGGAATTTTCAGCTCATGGCTGCTCAGGGATACATTATAATAGCGCCTAACCGCCGTGGTATGCCTGGCCACGGTGTAGAGTGGAACCGTGAAATTAGCGGTGATTGGGGCGGCCAACCGATACAGGACTACCTATCAGCAATTGATGATATCGCTAAAGAACCTTATGTTGACAAAAACAGGTTAGGTTGTATTGGTGCCAGTTATGGCGGTTACTCTGTTTATATGCTGGCAGGTGTACATAACAATCGTTTCAAAACCTTTATTGCACACGACGGTCTTTTCGACCTGAAAAGCTGGTATGGCACCACCGAAGAATTGTGGTTTGCCAACAAAGATATGGGCGGAAACTATTGGGATAAGGATAATAAGGTAGCTCAAAACTCATACGCTAAATTCAACCCAAGCAATCTGGTTGATAAATGGAACACCCCTATTATGGTAATACAAGGCGGCAAAGATTACCGCGTGCCAATTGAACAAGGGTTAGGTGCATTTCAGGCTGCACAGTTAAAAGGTATAAAATCTAAGTTATTATACCTGCCCGATGAAAACCACTGGGTATTAAAGCCACAAAACGCATTGGTTTGGCAACGAGAGTTTTTTAATTGGCTAAAAGAGACACTTTAATCACAATGAAATTTAATTAATTAAATTATATTTTATTTCATATTTAATTAATAAAAATCGATTTTATCATTATAAAATGCCTACAAGTTAGGCATTTTTACTTTAATGACATTTTTTAAACAAACCTTACATAAACCACCTCCGTATACATATTCAAACCAGTTTATAAGCCACACGGTAACAATTATTTAACTTGAAATAAAAACACATTTTCTATTAAGAAGTGTTGAGTGAATAATTAGCCTGTCACAATTTTTTTAGAAGATACTTATTGCTACTAAAAAAATTATTACATGAAGAGGAGCCTTACGAGGTTATTTAATTTTTTTGCTTATACTGTTTTATTATTCTTAGCCACAAACGCTGTCGCACAAACAGTAAGCATAACCGGCATTGACTCCGGCCCTTATGGTCCGGGTTCATCAATTGCCGTAAAAATAGCATTGAATAACAGTGCTGCCTGTTTACAAAAAACCAATAAATTTAATTTATACCTTTCTGATGCCAATGGCAATTTTGCCAATCAAACTCTGATAGGTACTTACGATGGTTTTGGCACCAATGGCACTTACGCAACTTTCGTTAACGGTATAATCCCAACCAATATTACTCCCGGTACAGGATACCAGGTAAGGGTTCAAACCACATTACCGGCTTCAGCAAGTGCCCCTTCAACAGCGTTCCAAATAGTTGCAGGTGCGGGTTTGCAACCATCGGTTTCATCCTCTGCAATAAACCCATCTTATCCGCAGGTTTTTGGCCAGTGTAGCGCCTCTGATAATTTTCCTTATTCTTTTAAAAATACGACTGCAACAAATGGAACAGTTTCGGCTACATTTCATAACGATATGGACAATACCGATGTGCAAAGCTCTGCATTCACAGGTATTAACACTTTTGTAAGCTTCAATGCCCATTTTGCTAATTACACAGTGTTTGTAAGGGCAACCAATGATGACGGCAGCGTAGTTAGCACAAAAGCTTACTTGCTGATCAATAATAAAAACAATACTACGTTTGGTTTTTCTGGTTCCGGGCCGGCATGTTTAAGCGGTACAGGCGCTGCCGTTACATACAACCTGGATTATCAATCGCCCGATGGTTTACAATTTAACTATCCGGGTACCATCTATAATATTAACTGGGGCGATGGCTCAAACAGCGATATTACCATTTGTGATATTATGGCAGCAGGCGGCCACCTTACTCATAATTACCTGCAGTCATCCTGCGGGCAAAAGGATGGCAATGTTATAACTAACAAATATAAAGTAACACTTACTGTCCAAAACACCTTTTGCTCAAGCAATAGCTCCATATTTGGTCAGCAACCTATTTTAACCCCCCCTACCAATAGTTTCAACCTACCTGCTGCGGCATGTACCAATACAGTTGTAACGGTTGGAAATACTTCTTATCCGGGGCAGTCTATCAGTACAACAACATCAACCTGTACAGATAATGCAGCTACTTACAGCTGGTTTGTTGATGGTGTACAGCAAGCATCTGGCTTAAAATCAACCACTCCATTTAAATATACTTTTACCACGCATGGTAAGCATACAGTCACCATCCATCTGGAAAATAGCGCCAGTGGATGTATACCGATGGATATAACGAAAGAGATTTGTATCCAGGATCCGCCTCAGCCCAAATTTACATTAAGCACCAACACTGTTTGTACACCAGGTACAGTTTCTGTAACAGATAATTCCATAATTGATAATCTATGTAATCCGGGTTATACCTACTTGTGGACGGTAACCCCATCAACAGGCGTTAGTTATGTAGGCACCAATAAAAATAGCACACAACCTGTATTTAATTTTACCACCAAAGGAAAATATACCGTTCAACTGCAAATAACATCGCCTGGCGGGGGATGTATGGCAACAGCTGTGGATACGGTTTATGCCAATACTTTACCACAAATTGCCCTTTCGCCTAATTTTGCAATATGCGGTAATAACCAAACCTTACGTTTTGGCCCCGAGGCCGGTAACACACACGTAACCTATTCAGGCACTTATCAATTACAGCCTGATACTTACACATGGACTGTTACGCCGCCTCCGGGAGGCGCCCCTGCCACATTTACGGCTGGAACAACGGCCAACAGCCAATCGCCAACTATTAACTTCCCTGATTTTGGTACTTATACAGTATCTGTAACCCAGAAAAACGGTTGCGGTACCTCGGCCCCGGCCACGCAGAATATTACTTTCCAGAACGCCCCAACTATAGATGCAGGTCCCGACCAAACCATTTGCGCTAATCAATCAGCCTCTTTAGTGGCACAAATAACTAACGGAGCCAGTGTAAACGGCCCGCCAACCTGGAGCGGTGGCACAGCTTCGGGGTTTAGCGATCCGCATAACCTTTCTACAACATATACGCCAACCGCAGCTGAGGTAAATGCCGGATCTGTAACACTAACCGTCACTGTGCCTACTAATTTGCAGGGCTCATGCAGTACCGTATCAGACCAGGTTATTATTAATTTCCACCCTTTTAATACCATTACCAGCGCACCTGCCATAGGTACCTGTTCCGGCAATTCATTAATTTACCATATTACATCAACCGTTGCTGGCAGCACCTTTACCTGGACGGCCTCTGGCTCGGCTAATGCAAGTGGCTATACAACCTCTGGTACCGGCGATATTAACGAACAAGCCTTATACAATAGTGATGCTGTAAACAATGCAACAGTTACCTATATCATTACTCCGCACAGCGATAATTGCGATGGCACACCGTTTACCCTTAACGTAAGTATTGTTCCTAAACCTATTATTTCGGCAAGCGGGCCAGGCACTATCTGTAGCGGGCAACCTGCAAATATCAACCTATCATCTAACGTTAGCAATACCACTTATACCTGGACGGCTACCGCTTCAGATCCTGCCAATGTAACCGGTTATACCAGCGTGGCTACCCCATCTAACGTTACGCAGATACAGGATATTTTAGGCAACACGGGCACATCTGTAGCTTCAGTAACCTATATTATTAATTCGGCAAATGGAGGCAGTAACGATAACTGCCCAGGTAACAGCCAAACAGTAACCGTATACATACAACCTGCGCCACCAACAGCCAGTGCCGGCGATGATAAAAGCTTATGTAATGTTACTTCTTATCAGCTCCAGGGAAACAACCTTGGCCCTAACGGAAATGGCTTATGGACAGTGCAATCCGGGCAGACTGATGTTACTTTCGATGATCCGACCGTGTATAATACTACGGTCAGAAATTTAAAGCCCGATCAAGATTATGTTTTCAGATGGACATCAAAGGGAACCGCTCCATGTAATGATAGTTATGACGAAGTAACCATAAGAGTTGTACAAAGCGCCTTAACAGCAAATTTTACTGCTGATAAAACTACTGCTTGCGGTACAACTACTATTAATTTCACAAATACGTCAACCCCACCATCGGGATTAAACTATGCCTGGGATTTTGGTAACGGCGTAACATCAAACCTAATGAACCCACAAGCTGTAACCTTTGTACCACAAACCAATGGTAAAGATTCGGTGTATACGGTTAAACTTACCATATCAAACAGTTGCAGTATCGATACCAAATCGATGAACATTACCATTAAGCCGCAAACACCAATAGCGCAAATATCTCCCGACCGTACTTTGGGCTGCATACCCTTTATTGTTAATGTAGAAAACATATCACCAGGCACAAATGATACTTATACTTATACCTTAGTTGATGCAGCCGGTAACACCGTTTCGCAACAGATGCGCACAGATAAAAACCCGCAACAGTTTACTATCAATACGATTGGTACTTATAAGGTGTACATGGTTGCCACCAGCCAGTGCGGTACTGCCCAAAGTACATCTTACACATTGGTAGTTACACCCGCAACTATTACTCCCCGTTTAATTATTAATGGAACCGATGGCACCGGTTGCGGCCCGTTAACTGTAACCTTCCACAATAATACCACCGGGGCATCTGCCTATAGTTATGATTTTGGCGATGGCACTGCGCCATTAACCACAACCAGTACCGGCGATGTAAACCATACTTTTACTAAAGGCGGCGATTACACTGTTGTACTGCATTCATCTAACAGTTGTACGCCAGATGCTGCATCGGCCCC
Coding sequences within:
- a CDS encoding nucleoside recognition domain-containing protein, which gives rise to MALNYIWIAFFVVAFTVGLVKLVFLGDTEIFKLMVEGLFDTTKASVMDFALPLAGTMAFWLGIMNIGEKAGAINLLSRIVGPFFHRLFPEVPKDHPANGAMLMNYSANLLGLDSAATPLGIKAMASLQELNPDKERASNAQVMFMVLHASGLTLLPVGVITQRFILHSKDPSDIFIPIIIVTYVSTLTGLIIVALKQRINLFDRVILAWLGGLSLFIGGVVYYFAEYLSKQQIGEVSKVFSNVMLLAIPTIFVVGGLYKKINVFESFIEGAKGGFETAVRIIPYLVGLLAAISLVRTCGVLDWITDGFRYLFGLMAIDTKFVDTIPIILIRPMSGQAARAMMIVLMKPNPDNFIGHLAGVLYGSSDTIFYIVALYFGSVGIKKTRYVVPVSLFGDLVGVIVGIFICYLFFG
- a CDS encoding S9 family peptidase, whose translation is MKRFLYTLLLGMAINNASAQTQLKMTPELLWKLGRLGSENLTPDGKHLIYSVTRYNMTEAKSEAKLYSIPVTGGEVTTLTNEPGSKQVIKVEADGRIIYFADDNIWQMDAAGKQIIKLTAEPLKDADNIQISPDGKKIIYTIDVPVVKILGKDRYEDLPKSNAYVFTDLNYRHWDTWEDGKFSHVFVADYANGKVSNAKDIMANEPYDTPQKPSGGAEDLIFSTDSKSVIYVCKKKFGKEYAQSTNTDLYQYDIAAGTTKNLTEGMMGYDTNPAFTKTGDKLAWLSMKEDGYESDKNDIVIKDFKTGNKVNLTEQWDETVSSFRFSDDGSRIFFIAPKNGTEQLFQIDLRLRLAPGSPQAIKQLTKGQFDINGIVAQSGNTLFVQRADLNHATELYSLNLNDGGMKQISTINKEIYDHLPMSRVEERHIKTTDNKDMLAWVIYPPDFDPAKKYPTLLFCQGGPQSPLTQAYSFRWNFQLMAAQGYIIIAPNRRGMPGHGVEWNREISGDWGGQPIQDYLSAIDDIAKEPYVDKNRLGCIGASYGGYSVYMLAGVHNNRFKTFIAHDGLFDLKSWYGTTEELWFANKDMGGNYWDKDNKVAQNSYAKFNPSNLVDKWNTPIMVIQGGKDYRVPIEQGLGAFQAAQLKGIKSKLLYLPDENHWVLKPQNALVWQREFFNWLKETL
- a CDS encoding PKD domain-containing protein — its product is MKRSLTRLFNFFAYTVLLFLATNAVAQTVSITGIDSGPYGPGSSIAVKIALNNSAACLQKTNKFNLYLSDANGNFANQTLIGTYDGFGTNGTYATFVNGIIPTNITPGTGYQVRVQTTLPASASAPSTAFQIVAGAGLQPSVSSSAINPSYPQVFGQCSASDNFPYSFKNTTATNGTVSATFHNDMDNTDVQSSAFTGINTFVSFNAHFANYTVFVRATNDDGSVVSTKAYLLINNKNNTTFGFSGSGPACLSGTGAAVTYNLDYQSPDGLQFNYPGTIYNINWGDGSNSDITICDIMAAGGHLTHNYLQSSCGQKDGNVITNKYKVTLTVQNTFCSSNSSIFGQQPILTPPTNSFNLPAAACTNTVVTVGNTSYPGQSISTTTSTCTDNAATYSWFVDGVQQASGLKSTTPFKYTFTTHGKHTVTIHLENSASGCIPMDITKEICIQDPPQPKFTLSTNTVCTPGTVSVTDNSIIDNLCNPGYTYLWTVTPSTGVSYVGTNKNSTQPVFNFTTKGKYTVQLQITSPGGGCMATAVDTVYANTLPQIALSPNFAICGNNQTLRFGPEAGNTHVTYSGTYQLQPDTYTWTVTPPPGGAPATFTAGTTANSQSPTINFPDFGTYTVSVTQKNGCGTSAPATQNITFQNAPTIDAGPDQTICANQSASLVAQITNGASVNGPPTWSGGTASGFSDPHNLSTTYTPTAAEVNAGSVTLTVTVPTNLQGSCSTVSDQVIINFHPFNTITSAPAIGTCSGNSLIYHITSTVAGSTFTWTASGSANASGYTTSGTGDINEQALYNSDAVNNATVTYIITPHSDNCDGTPFTLNVSIVPKPIISASGPGTICSGQPANINLSSNVSNTTYTWTATASDPANVTGYTSVATPSNVTQIQDILGNTGTSVASVTYIINSANGGSNDNCPGNSQTVTVYIQPAPPTASAGDDKSLCNVTSYQLQGNNLGPNGNGLWTVQSGQTDVTFDDPTVYNTTVRNLKPDQDYVFRWTSKGTAPCNDSYDEVTIRVVQSALTANFTADKTTACGTTTINFTNTSTPPSGLNYAWDFGNGVTSNLMNPQAVTFVPQTNGKDSVYTVKLTISNSCSIDTKSMNITIKPQTPIAQISPDRTLGCIPFIVNVENISPGTNDTYTYTLVDAAGNTVSQQMRTDKNPQQFTINTIGTYKVYMVATSQCGTAQSTSYTLVVTPATITPRLIINGTDGTGCGPLTVTFHNNTTGASAYSYDFGDGTAPLTTTSTGDVNHTFTKGGDYTVVLHSSNSCTPDAASAPITIHVLAAPTLIFSANNTTGCKKLDVQFTNTSTDPSTSQTADLTYDWDFGDGSPHSSAVNPAHHYGFVGSPFTVTLTATNGTGCTSTTVIKNMITVNSSSLTDFVVKPDSVVNIPVYTFSFLDQSTGGPISWHWDFGDGTTSTQKNPEHTYADTGRYKVTLTTANAYCDSTKSHYVRITGIPGQVYMPNAIMPNSVTPSLRKFYAQGSGLKTWHLQIFNNYGQLIYDTTDLNERGEPTGAWDGTFKGQPVPQGVYVWQASGTFINGNEWKGMSYNGDGSAPKRTGVIHVLR